A region of Streptomyces sp. NBC_01750 DNA encodes the following proteins:
- a CDS encoding APC family permease has product MSTNTGGGPDPAGTARTQGQHDDDALGAFGYKPELKRTLGNFHTFAAGVSYISILTGTFQLFYFGVAFGGPAYWWSWPMVFLGQLMVALCFCELAARYPVAGSVYNWGKSMGGPHIGWLGGWMMMTATMVTLSAVVLAYQITLPRINDWFQFVGDGSGKTDAAANAVLLGSVLILFSTLVNAFGVKLMATINSGGVFIELIAAVALVILLAVHITRSPSAVLTQTYGLGKGEPLGYLGAFLTASLASAYVMYGFDTASSLGEESHDPSRNAPRAILRALIASFVIGGLILLFALMAVPNLFAKQLSTEGLQYVVLVTLGSTIGEIVLWCVVIAITVCTLAVHAAGIRLMFAMARDNNLPAGSRLARVSPRFKTPVVPAVVIGLVGVFILVININQPQIFSVITSIAIIMIYLAYLLVTAPMLVQRLRGKWQPAEGKFSLGKFGLPVNILAVLWGAAMSINLAWPRAEVYNATGPQHWYLRWGAFLFIGVVALGGFAYYWFVQRHRTGVLAEHRAVLADEPPTAAAS; this is encoded by the coding sequence ATGAGTACGAATACCGGCGGCGGCCCGGACCCGGCCGGCACTGCCAGGACGCAGGGCCAGCACGACGACGACGCGCTCGGCGCATTCGGCTACAAACCGGAACTGAAGCGTACCCTCGGCAACTTCCACACCTTCGCCGCCGGGGTCAGCTACATCTCCATCCTGACCGGCACTTTCCAGCTCTTCTACTTCGGTGTCGCCTTCGGCGGCCCCGCGTACTGGTGGTCCTGGCCGATGGTCTTCCTCGGCCAGTTGATGGTGGCGCTGTGCTTCTGCGAGCTCGCCGCCCGCTACCCGGTGGCCGGGTCCGTCTACAACTGGGGCAAGAGCATGGGCGGTCCGCACATCGGCTGGCTCGGCGGCTGGATGATGATGACGGCCACCATGGTGACGCTCTCCGCGGTGGTCCTCGCCTACCAGATCACGCTGCCGCGGATCAACGACTGGTTCCAGTTCGTGGGTGACGGCAGTGGCAAGACGGACGCGGCCGCCAACGCCGTTCTCCTCGGCTCGGTGCTCATCCTCTTCTCCACCCTGGTGAACGCCTTCGGCGTCAAACTCATGGCGACCATCAACTCCGGCGGCGTGTTCATCGAGCTGATCGCCGCCGTCGCCCTGGTCATCCTTCTCGCGGTACACATCACCCGTAGCCCCAGTGCCGTCCTGACCCAGACCTACGGACTCGGCAAGGGCGAGCCTCTCGGCTACTTGGGCGCGTTCCTGACCGCCTCGCTGGCCTCCGCGTATGTGATGTACGGCTTCGACACGGCGTCGTCGCTCGGCGAGGAGTCGCACGATCCGAGCCGCAACGCGCCCCGCGCCATCCTGCGGGCTCTCATCGCGTCCTTCGTCATCGGCGGGCTGATCCTGCTCTTCGCCCTGATGGCCGTGCCGAACCTGTTCGCGAAGCAGCTCTCCACAGAAGGTCTGCAGTACGTCGTGCTGGTGACGCTCGGCTCCACGATCGGCGAGATCGTACTGTGGTGCGTGGTCATCGCGATCACGGTCTGCACACTGGCCGTGCACGCCGCGGGCATCCGGCTGATGTTCGCGATGGCCCGGGACAACAACCTGCCGGCGGGTTCGCGACTCGCGCGGGTCAGCCCGCGCTTCAAGACACCGGTGGTGCCCGCCGTGGTGATCGGTTTGGTGGGCGTCTTCATCCTGGTCATCAACATCAACCAGCCGCAGATCTTCTCGGTGATCACCAGCATCGCCATCATCATGATCTACCTGGCCTATCTGCTGGTCACCGCCCCGATGCTGGTCCAGCGCCTGCGCGGCAAGTGGCAGCCCGCCGAAGGCAAGTTCTCACTCGGCAAGTTCGGGCTGCCCGTCAACATCCTCGCGGTGCTGTGGGGCGCGGCCATGTCGATCAACCTCGCCTGGCCGCGTGCCGAGGTCTACAACGCCACCGGACCGCAGCACTGGTATCTGCGCTGGGGCGCGTTCCTCTTCATCGGCGTGGTCGCCCTCGGCGGCTTCGCCTACTACTGGTTCGTCCAGCGGCACCG